AATACTTTGCCAATAACTTTGAATATAGCCAACCCCAAGAAATTATTGACAACTTATCCACCGAAGACAGTAGTTTTATCACTGATAAGTTCGAAGAAAATATCTATAGCTTAGCGACAGCCAATGATGATTCCCAAGTTGGTTTACCTTATTCCTTATCGGTACCGGTAATTTACTTGAATATGGATATCTTAAATGAAGCTGGAGTTAATAAAGACGACCTTAAGACCTGGGAAGATATCCGAGAAGCGGCTCAAACCATCAGTGAAAATACTGACCACACCGGCCTATATATCCAAGAAGCGGAAGATAACTGGAATATCCAATCCATGGTGGAATCTAACGGCTCTCAAATGCTTAAAGACGGTAAAGCCGCATTTGCTGACGATAAAGGGAAAGAAACCTACCAATTCTACCAAGACATGGTTGAAGAAGGCAGTGCTATTCACGCTTCAGGAGAAGATGGTCAACAAGCCTTCATCTCAGGAAACATCGGCATGTGGCACCAAACCATCGCCCAACGGACCAATGTCATGAATAATGCCAATTTTGAAGCTGTAGCGATTCCTTCTCCTGCCTTTGAAGGCGAAGAAATTAATAAACCAGCTGGGGGTTCTATGCTTGTGGTGACTGCCCAAGATGATGACCAACAATTAGCTGCTTGGAAATTTATGAAGTTCTTATATGAACCAGACAACATTGCTGCCTGGACTAAGGGAACTGGCTATGTGCCACCAACGAAAGATGCTTCTGATAATGAAGAATTACAAACTTTAATTAAAGACGATAAAATCTTCCCAGCAGCCTATGCCAACTTAGAAAATCTGGTTCCATGGGCACCATTCCCTGGTAACTCCGGTATGCAAGCAGAACAAATGCTCATTGACCTCAAAGACCGTGTCTTAGGTGGGGCTGACGTGGATACCGAAGTACAAAATACCCAGGATGAAATTAACCAATTGATTAAATAACAATGCTTGATATTTAGAAGGTGAGGAAATATGAAAGAGCGTTATAAACCGCTATGGTATCTACTACCAGCCATTCTCATATTTGGTATATTTGTAGCTTGGCCTACACTCTATACTTTATATTTGAGTTTCTTTGAATGGAATATGGTCAGTCCTAAGAAGACATTTGTAGGCTTTGACAATTACATCACTTTGTTTACTGACCCTCTAACTTATAAGATTCTATGGAATACCGTGGTCTATATTCTTATCTTGTTAGTTGTTAACTTTGCTGTTCCTTATGTGATTGCCTTTGTGCTTCATTTCTTAATTCCAAAGTTCAAAGACTTCTTTAAATCCGCATTTTTCCTACCTTCATTTATTTCAATGGTGGTTGGATCAATTGTATATAACTGGATTCTGAACCCAACCTCAGGACCAGTGGCTAAATTATTAGGCTTTGTTGGGATTAACCTCCCTAATTGGTCAACCTCCCAAAGCCTGGTGATTGTGGTCATTTGTTACATTACGGCTTGGAAAGTTTTTGGTTATAACTTTATTACACTTTATGCAGCAATTTCAGGGATTGATAATGAAGTCATTGAGAGTGCCCGCTTGGATAAAATTCCTTCCTGGCGTGTCTTCAAAGATATTGTTATGCCGATGTCTTCCTCAACGGGTTTATACGTATTCATTATGACCATTGTTACCGGTCTCCAATACGTCTATACACCGATCTCAGTGATTACCTCGGGGGGACCAGATAACGCCTCATCTAACTTGATTTATGAATCCTACAAGAATGCCTTTGTCCTCTTCCAAACCGGGTACTCGGCAGCCATGTCAATTGTGACTTTGCTACTCTTTTCTATCTTACTGTTCTTGAACTTCAAGTTCAGCGAAAGGGGTGTCTACTATGCAAACTAGGGGAAAATGGAGCGCAAGTAATGTGATTTGGACCATTGTTTTCATCCTAATCGTCATCATATGGCTGATGCCTATTCTGTTTGCCTTGGGCACTTCTTTGAGACGCTTACCGGATGTTTATGATAATGTCCTGGCTTTCATCCCATTGCAACCGGTCTTTGATAACTACATCAAGTTGATGGACCGCTTGCCATTACTTAGGATTGTGATGAATACCTTTACCATCGCCACAACTGTAACGGTGGCTAAGTTAGTGATTTCCTTCTTAGCTGCCTATGCCTTTGTCTACTTTGACTTTAGAGCGAAGAAATCATCCTATTTTCTCTTTATTTCTTCCATCTTTATTCCCTTTACGGTAACCATGATTCCAAACTACCTCATGATTAACCGGATGGGACTAGGCGACAATATTTTTGGGGTAGTCTTCCCCTTAGTTGCTGATGCTACTGGGATCTTATTAATGAACCAAGCCATGCGTAATATTCCTTATTCCTTGATTGAAGTGGCTAAATTGGACAATATTTCGGATTGGCGAATTATGAAGGATATTATTGTTCCACTTATTCGTCCTCAATTAACTTCCACCGGGATATGGTTCTTTATCAACTCTTGGAACGAATTTGTATGGCCATCCCTCTTCTTAAAAACAGAAGAAAACTTTACTTTACCACTGGCCTTACAACTCTTTATGTCGGCAGAAGGTGGTACTGACTTTACTGTTGCCATGGCAATTTCCGTGATTACCATGAGTATTCCATTATTACTCTACTTGGTATTCCAAAAATACATTATCGGTACCTTTACCTCAGCCGGTATTAAATAGATTAGTGACAAAGTAAGGAGTGTAGAAAAGTAATGACTAGAATCTTATTAGATAACATCAAAAAAGCTTATGGCGATACCGTCATTATGGAAGATATGAGCTTTTCAGTTGAGGAGGGAGAACGTTTAGTTTTACTAGGCCCCTCTGGCTGTGGGAAATCAACAATTTTACGGATGATTGCCGGCTTTGAAGAAATTACAGATGGTAATTTGATGTTTGACGAACAAAAGGTGAATGAAGTGGCCCCTGGAGACCGTAATGTAGCCATGGTTTTCCAAAACTATGCCCTCTATCCTCATATGAACGTTTATGACAACATCACATATGGCCTCAAGGTCAATAAGGTCCCTAAAGATCGGATTGATAACCGGGTCAATGAAGTAGTGGAAGCCCTAGACCTGGAAAAATATCTCCAACGGAAACCTGCTGAATTATCTGGTGGTCAGCGGCAACGGGTTGCTCTAGCACGTGCAACTGTTAAAGATAGCGATGTCTTCCTATTAGACGAGCCCCTATCTAACTTAGACGCCAAGTTACGGGTTTCAGCACGGGAATCTTTGGTGGATATCCACAGGCGTTACCGTCAAACCATGATTTACGTGACCCACGACCAGATCGAAGCCATGACTTTTGCTGATCGGATTGCTTTACTGAACTTTGGGGAACTCCAACAAATTGATACACCGGAAAATATTTACCATACCCCAGCCAATATCTTTACGGCTTGTTTTATTGGGAATCCTCCGATGAATATTTTTGATAATAGTTCCTATAAGGACGGCCGTCTCTATATCCATGAGCAGTCCGCCCCATTAGCCCCTGAATGGGTGGAATTCATTGAAGCAGGCAATTACACTAACCTCAAAGTTGGTGTACGTCCTGAAGCAATCAAAGTAACAGTCAATCCTTCAGAAACAACCTTTACTGGGGTAGTCAGCCACATTGAAAACCAAGGGGCTAACTATGCCAACTATGTGGACATTGCTGGTGAAACTATGGTGGTCTTAACTCAAATTCGCCTAGCTGACCCAGGTGACCCCATTTATATGGAATTTGAAAAGTATGACTTGCATTTCTTCGATGTTGATACGACCAATTCCATTGGTTACCCAGAAAATATCCTTAATGCTAAGCGTTTATCTGCAG
This genomic window from Aerococcus sp. Group 1 contains:
- a CDS encoding carbohydrate ABC transporter permease, encoding MQTRGKWSASNVIWTIVFILIVIIWLMPILFALGTSLRRLPDVYDNVLAFIPLQPVFDNYIKLMDRLPLLRIVMNTFTIATTVTVAKLVISFLAAYAFVYFDFRAKKSSYFLFISSIFIPFTVTMIPNYLMINRMGLGDNIFGVVFPLVADATGILLMNQAMRNIPYSLIEVAKLDNISDWRIMKDIIVPLIRPQLTSTGIWFFINSWNEFVWPSLFLKTEENFTLPLALQLFMSAEGGTDFTVAMAISVITMSIPLLLYLVFQKYIIGTFTSAGIK
- a CDS encoding carbohydrate ABC transporter permease, with the protein product MKERYKPLWYLLPAILIFGIFVAWPTLYTLYLSFFEWNMVSPKKTFVGFDNYITLFTDPLTYKILWNTVVYILILLVVNFAVPYVIAFVLHFLIPKFKDFFKSAFFLPSFISMVVGSIVYNWILNPTSGPVAKLLGFVGINLPNWSTSQSLVIVVICYITAWKVFGYNFITLYAAISGIDNEVIESARLDKIPSWRVFKDIVMPMSSSTGLYVFIMTIVTGLQYVYTPISVITSGGPDNASSNLIYESYKNAFVLFQTGYSAAMSIVTLLLFSILLFLNFKFSERGVYYAN
- a CDS encoding ABC transporter ATP-binding protein, which encodes MTRILLDNIKKAYGDTVIMEDMSFSVEEGERLVLLGPSGCGKSTILRMIAGFEEITDGNLMFDEQKVNEVAPGDRNVAMVFQNYALYPHMNVYDNITYGLKVNKVPKDRIDNRVNEVVEALDLEKYLQRKPAELSGGQRQRVALARATVKDSDVFLLDEPLSNLDAKLRVSARESLVDIHRRYRQTMIYVTHDQIEAMTFADRIALLNFGELQQIDTPENIYHTPANIFTACFIGNPPMNIFDNSSYKDGRLYIHEQSAPLAPEWVEFIEAGNYTNLKVGVRPEAIKVTVNPSETTFTGVVSHIENQGANYANYVDIAGETMVVLTQIRLADPGDPIYMEFEKYDLHFFDVDTTNSIGYPENILNAKRLSAGQKPLPINARD
- a CDS encoding ABC transporter substrate-binding protein, whose translation is MKLRKWLLSGLTLLTGLSLAACGNSSGESDSAASDGPVEIEYWYPNADTQGGQTVTELINEFNESQDEVHVTGVFQSGMYQGLMQNLQTNAAAGQVPALVQIGWSYREYFANNFEYSQPQEIIDNLSTEDSSFITDKFEENIYSLATANDDSQVGLPYSLSVPVIYLNMDILNEAGVNKDDLKTWEDIREAAQTISENTDHTGLYIQEAEDNWNIQSMVESNGSQMLKDGKAAFADDKGKETYQFYQDMVEEGSAIHASGEDGQQAFISGNIGMWHQTIAQRTNVMNNANFEAVAIPSPAFEGEEINKPAGGSMLVVTAQDDDQQLAAWKFMKFLYEPDNIAAWTKGTGYVPPTKDASDNEELQTLIKDDKIFPAAYANLENLVPWAPFPGNSGMQAEQMLIDLKDRVLGGADVDTEVQNTQDEINQLIK